A single Xylanimonas cellulosilytica DSM 15894 DNA region contains:
- a CDS encoding flippase has translation MPSLKKNVLYQSVYQILVLLAPLVTAPYVSRVLGPEGVGLNSWTFSVAEYFVLVAMLGIANHGARTIARVRGDRERLNREFSDLLFVHVLVSALAVVAYLVFVLAFVEGNRTLFAIQGLWIVAAALDLNWFFSGIEQFGVIVARNTVIKLATIISIFVFVRGPGDLWVYVAILALGALLGQASVWPFVTAHITYRRPVWASAITHIRPLLVLFAPVVAVSFYRITSRVMLGAMTSEAQVGFYANAEKIIGIPLGLIGAFAAVMLPRMSNLVASGNEGDVKRLMSTSFRYVWLVGTALTFGLAGIGLELAPLFFGEDFAATGPLIVGMAVTIPFMAFSSVIRAQCLIPRSLDKKFTASLFCGAIVSVIANLVLIPRLEAVGAVIAIVLAEITVCVVQMISVRDLLPIGQYVRLGAFFLVAGIAMFLSVRGIAAIMESGVAMIVVQIVVGAAVYSTASAVYLWRVKDGVFLEALKRLDRFRGSRTAA, from the coding sequence ATGCCGAGTCTCAAGAAGAACGTCCTCTACCAGAGCGTCTACCAGATCCTGGTGCTTCTCGCGCCGCTGGTCACGGCGCCCTACGTCTCGCGTGTCCTCGGGCCCGAGGGCGTGGGACTCAACTCGTGGACATTCTCGGTCGCCGAGTATTTCGTGCTCGTTGCCATGCTGGGTATCGCCAACCACGGCGCCCGCACGATCGCTCGTGTCCGCGGCGACCGGGAGCGACTCAACCGCGAGTTCAGCGATCTGCTGTTCGTCCACGTCCTCGTCTCGGCCCTCGCCGTTGTCGCGTACCTGGTGTTCGTTCTGGCCTTCGTCGAGGGGAACCGCACCCTGTTCGCCATCCAGGGTCTCTGGATCGTTGCCGCCGCACTCGACCTCAACTGGTTCTTCTCGGGTATCGAGCAGTTCGGCGTCATCGTCGCTCGCAACACCGTCATCAAACTCGCGACGATCATCTCGATCTTCGTTTTCGTCCGCGGCCCCGGGGATCTGTGGGTGTACGTCGCGATCCTCGCGCTGGGTGCGCTCCTGGGGCAGGCGTCGGTCTGGCCGTTCGTCACGGCACATATCACATATCGGCGCCCCGTCTGGGCGAGCGCCATCACGCACATCCGGCCCCTGCTGGTCCTGTTCGCGCCCGTCGTTGCCGTCAGCTTCTACCGGATAACCAGTCGGGTGATGCTCGGCGCGATGACCTCCGAGGCGCAGGTCGGGTTCTACGCGAACGCCGAGAAGATCATCGGCATCCCATTGGGACTTATCGGCGCCTTCGCGGCCGTCATGCTGCCCCGGATGTCGAACCTCGTCGCGTCCGGGAACGAGGGGGACGTGAAGCGGTTGATGTCCACGTCGTTCCGCTACGTGTGGCTCGTGGGCACTGCGCTGACCTTCGGCCTCGCCGGCATCGGGCTGGAGCTCGCTCCGCTCTTCTTCGGCGAGGACTTCGCTGCGACGGGACCTCTCATCGTCGGCATGGCTGTGACGATCCCCTTCATGGCGTTCTCGAGCGTGATCCGCGCACAGTGCCTCATCCCGCGGTCTCTGGACAAGAAGTTCACCGCCTCGCTCTTCTGCGGCGCGATCGTCAGCGTGATTGCCAACCTCGTCCTGATCCCGCGCTTGGAAGCGGTCGGCGCGGTCATCGCCATCGTGCTCGCCGAGATCACTGTCTGCGTCGTGCAGATGATCTCCGTACGGGACCTCCTGCCCATCGGACAGTACGTGCGGCTCGGGGCCTTCTTCCTTGTCGCGGGCATCGCCATGTTCCTGAGCGTCCGCGGGATCGCGGCGATCATGGAGTCTGGCGTGGCCATGATCGTGGTCCAGATCGTGGTGGGAGCGGCGGTCTACTCCACCGCCTCCGCCGTATACCTGTGGCGCGTCAAGGACGGCGTGTTCCTCGAGGCCCTCAAGCGGCTGGACCGCTTCCGGGGCTCACGCACAGCGGCCTGA